The following proteins are co-located in the Methanobrevibacter sp. TMH8 genome:
- a CDS encoding carboxymuconolactone decarboxylase family protein translates to MKENVFYGKGMAPVKKDFPEIYDAIVELNDAVYTGKVLDYKTQKLIAVAITASNSDDRAIKKQFQSAIQELGATKDELMDVLRIVLLTSGMPPFVKAVRILYEVTD, encoded by the coding sequence ATGAAAGAAAATGTATTTTATGGAAAAGGAATGGCTCCAGTAAAAAAAGATTTTCCTGAAATTTATGATGCTATTGTTGAATTAAACGATGCAGTATATACAGGAAAAGTTCTCGATTATAAAACTCAAAAATTAATAGCTGTAGCTATAACTGCATCTAATTCGGATGATCGAGCTATTAAAAAACAATTCCAAAGTGCCATCCAAGAACTTGGAGCTACAAAAGATGAACTTATGGATGTTTTAAGAATTGTTTTATTAACTTCAGGCATGCCTCCTTTTGTAAAGGCAGTACGAATCTTATATGAAGTTACTGATTAA
- a CDS encoding 50S ribosomal protein L15e: MYKYIRDAWKNPDKSYVRELMWQRAPIWRREKVIQRIDRPTRIDRARSLGYKAKKGYVVVRTRVRRGGRRKSRFTAGRRPKRMGVNKITPSKSIQRIAEERVAKKYPNMEVLNSYWVWSDGKFKFFEVILVDPQSPSIINDNKINWICEKQHKSRALRGLTSAGKKGRGRKTRGKGSEKRH, translated from the coding sequence ATGTACAAATATATTAGAGATGCGTGGAAAAATCCAGATAAGTCTTATGTGAGAGAACTTATGTGGCAAAGAGCTCCTATTTGGAGACGTGAAAAAGTAATTCAAAGAATCGACAGACCTACAAGAATTGATCGTGCTAGATCTCTTGGTTACAAAGCTAAAAAAGGTTATGTTGTTGTTAGAACCAGAGTACGTCGTGGTGGAAGAAGAAAATCTCGTTTTACTGCAGGTCGTAGACCAAAACGTATGGGTGTAAATAAAATAACTCCTTCTAAATCTATTCAAAGAATAGCTGAAGAACGTGTAGCTAAAAAATATCCAAACATGGAAGTTTTAAACTCTTACTGGGTATGGTCTGATGGTAAATTCAAGTTCTTTGAAGTTATCTTAGTAGATCCACAAAGTCCTTCTATCATCAATGACAATAAAATCAATTGGATTTGTGAAAAACAGCATAAAAGTAGAGCTCTTAGAGGTTTAACAAGTGCTGGTAAAAAAGGTAGAGGGCGTAAAACTAGAGGAAAAGGCTCTGAAAAGAGACATTAA
- a CDS encoding RNA-binding protein — protein MIHNIRYRIFVYEDEDEEKLIEGLKNILPTAKIEREIAEGMLEDEIVILSGKIDKKRETKEFLKTLLDMDKDSLEKLSNDLERKIDKNGNLFLRFSKTSACEEKWEICDTGDSIHLKIKIAAYPAKKEIAINLLNEALNEVL, from the coding sequence ATGATTCACAATATAAGATACAGAATCTTTGTTTATGAAGATGAAGATGAGGAAAAATTAATTGAAGGATTAAAAAACATTCTTCCTACAGCTAAAATTGAACGTGAAATAGCTGAAGGCATGTTGGAAGATGAAATCGTGATTTTATCTGGAAAAATTGATAAAAAGAGAGAAACTAAAGAATTCTTAAAAACCCTCTTAGATATGGACAAAGATTCTTTAGAAAAATTATCTAATGATCTTGAAAGAAAGATAGATAAAAATGGAAATCTTTTCCTTAGGTTTTCAAAGACTTCTGCTTGTGAAGAAAAATGGGAAATTTGTGATACTGGTGATTCAATACATCTTAAAATTAAAATAGCTGCTTATCCTGCAAAAAAAGAAATAGCTATAAATTTATTAAATGAGGCTCTTAATGAAGTATTATGA
- a CDS encoding RNase P subunit p30 family protein, with protein MKYYDLNIKGNSYEQNKELILEGHRLGWDYFNILFNPEKYEVAIKYKDQLIAEINDILTDIEYHKREYSKREIYIEFGIEVRAKNQNEVYKIPRKYREKTKFIAVLGGDLGINRAVCENRQIDILSRPYLKQRTCGINHVLAKEARKNNVAIELCFNDISSSYLSYRAKIMAHFREIIKLYQKFRFPLIITTGSSSIWDIKSPRDIFAVFKSLGLTEDDLNKCFFDYPNNIVKFNNERENMVILGVKKIDKDKEIYKNIHKKDNMEDKL; from the coding sequence ATGAAGTATTATGATTTAAATATCAAAGGGAATAGCTATGAACAAAATAAAGAACTTATTTTAGAAGGCCATAGATTAGGTTGGGATTATTTTAATATACTTTTTAATCCTGAAAAATATGAAGTGGCTATAAAATATAAGGATCAATTAATAGCTGAAATAAATGATATTTTAACTGATATTGAATATCATAAAAGGGAATATTCTAAAAGGGAAATATATATTGAATTTGGAATTGAAGTCAGGGCTAAAAATCAAAATGAAGTTTATAAAATTCCTCGAAAGTATAGGGAAAAAACTAAATTTATAGCTGTTTTGGGTGGCGATCTTGGAATAAATCGTGCTGTTTGTGAAAATAGGCAGATTGATATATTATCTAGACCTTATCTTAAACAAAGAACTTGTGGAATTAATCATGTTTTAGCTAAAGAAGCTAGAAAAAATAATGTAGCAATTGAACTTTGCTTTAATGATATTTCATCTAGTTACTTAAGTTATAGGGCCAAAATCATGGCTCATTTTCGTGAAATTATTAAATTATATCAAAAATTTAGATTTCCATTAATAATAACTACTGGTTCCTCTTCTATTTGGGATATTAAATCTCCAAGGGATATTTTTGCTGTATTTAAATCATTAGGATTAACTGAAGATGATTTGAATAAATGTTTTTTTGATTATCCTAATAATATTGTTAAATTTAATAATGAACGGGAAAATATGGTTATTTTAGGTGTTAAAAAAATAGATAAGGATAAAGAAATATATAAGAATATACATAAAAAGGATAATATGGAGGATAAACTATGA
- a CDS encoding Rpp14/Pop5 family protein has translation MKLKILPPTLRINNHYLSLDIKSESEINKDELVSAIWFGCLRLYGEIETSAFNLWLMRFYSNNSYKNDNNICNNKENNHDIYDNNKNTQFNNDLSYYHYKAVLRCQRGYEDKVRGSLALLTKYNHKKIAISTIGISGTIASSIEKFIK, from the coding sequence ATGAAGCTTAAGATTTTACCTCCAACACTTAGAATTAACAATCATTATTTATCTTTAGATATTAAATCTGAATCTGAAATTAATAAAGACGAACTTGTTTCAGCTATTTGGTTTGGGTGTCTTAGATTATATGGTGAAATTGAAACAAGCGCATTTAATTTATGGTTAATGAGATTTTATTCTAATAATTCTTATAAAAATGATAATAATATTTGTAATAATAAAGAGAATAATCATGATATATATGATAATAATAAAAACACTCAATTTAATAATGATTTATCTTATTATCACTATAAAGCTGTTCTTCGTTGCCAAAGAGGATATGAAGACAAAGTTCGTGGGAGTTTGGCTTTATTGACAAAATATAATCATAAAAAAATAGCTATTTCTACTATAGGTATTTCTGGTACTATAGCTTCATCAATAGAAAAGTTTATTAAGTAA
- the psmA gene encoding archaeal proteasome endopeptidase complex subunit alpha translates to MQPLQNAGYDRAITVFSPDGRLFQVEYAREAVKRGTTSLGVKSKEGIVLLVDKRTTSNLVETKSIEKIFQIDEHIGAATSGLVADARALIERARMESQINKITYNEPIRVETLAKKICDMKQMYTQNGGVRPFGSALIIGGVTNGGCKLFETDPSGALIEYKATAIGSGRTAAMDVFEENYKEDLTINEAIDLALDAVYEATEGKTTVESVEIAVIDKETKKYRKVSDEEVANHVEALLARNESKDISDEEIEDEE, encoded by the coding sequence ATGCAACCTTTACAAAATGCTGGATATGATAGGGCGATTACTGTCTTCAGCCCAGATGGAAGACTTTTCCAAGTTGAATATGCAAGAGAGGCAGTAAAAAGAGGTACAACATCTCTTGGTGTAAAATCAAAAGAAGGTATTGTTCTTCTTGTTGATAAAAGAACTACAAGTAATCTTGTAGAAACTAAATCCATTGAAAAAATCTTCCAAATTGATGAACATATTGGAGCAGCTACATCAGGTCTTGTAGCTGATGCAAGAGCATTAATTGAAAGAGCAAGAATGGAATCTCAAATTAATAAAATTACTTATAATGAACCAATTAGAGTTGAAACTTTAGCTAAAAAAATCTGTGATATGAAACAGATGTATACTCAAAATGGTGGAGTACGTCCATTTGGTTCTGCACTTATTATAGGTGGAGTAACTAATGGTGGATGTAAACTCTTTGAAACTGATCCAAGTGGAGCATTAATTGAATATAAAGCTACTGCTATAGGTTCTGGAAGAACTGCAGCTATGGATGTATTTGAAGAGAATTATAAAGAAGATTTAACAATTAACGAAGCTATTGATTTAGCTCTTGATGCAGTGTATGAAGCTACCGAAGGTAAAACTACTGTTGAAAGTGTTGAAATAGCTGTTATTGATAAAGAAACTAAAAAATATAGAAAAGTTTCTGATGAAGAAGTAGCTAATCATGTCGAAGCTCTTCTTGCAAGAAATGAATCTAAAGATATTTCTGATGAAGAAATAGAAGATGAAGAATAA
- a CDS encoding ribosome assembly factor SBDS: MVNIDEAIIARLESHGEKFEILVDPDLAADFKNPEKDSVAIEEVLAVEGIFKDAKKGDASSDEAMIKVFDNTDVLEVATEIINKGHIQLTAQQKRDMQEEKRLMVINKIAREAINPQNGLPHPVTRIQNAMEETKVKIDPFKSVDEQVQMVLKAIKVKIPIRFEHVKIAVRLPGSATGNAFSSISKFGKILNEEWQQDGSWIAVVEIPGGLQDNFSLKMGELSGGEAETKLIK; encoded by the coding sequence ATGGTTAATATTGATGAAGCTATTATAGCTAGATTAGAATCTCATGGTGAGAAATTTGAGATTTTAGTAGATCCTGATTTGGCTGCTGATTTTAAAAATCCTGAAAAAGATAGTGTAGCTATTGAAGAAGTTTTAGCTGTTGAAGGTATTTTTAAAGATGCAAAAAAAGGAGATGCATCTTCAGATGAGGCTATGATTAAGGTATTTGATAATACTGATGTTTTAGAAGTTGCAACTGAGATAATCAATAAAGGACATATTCAACTTACTGCTCAACAAAAAAGGGATATGCAGGAAGAAAAAAGGTTAATGGTTATTAATAAAATAGCTAGAGAAGCTATTAACCCTCAAAATGGTCTCCCTCATCCAGTAACTAGGATTCAAAATGCAATGGAAGAAACTAAAGTTAAAATTGATCCTTTCAAATCTGTTGATGAACAAGTTCAAATGGTTCTAAAGGCAATAAAAGTTAAAATCCCTATTAGATTTGAACATGTGAAAATTGCTGTAAGATTACCGGGTTCTGCTACTGGAAATGCTTTTTCATCCATATCTAAATTTGGTAAGATTTTAAATGAAGAATGGCAACAAGATGGTTCTTGGATAGCTGTTGTTGAAATTCCTGGTGGACTCCAAGATAATTTTAGCCTTAAAATGGGTGAATTATCTGGTGGAGAAGCTGAAACTAAACTTATCAAATAA
- the rrp41 gene encoding exosome complex exonuclease Rrp41, producing the protein MILITKNEKRDDGRAFDEIRPLKIEAGVLERADGSAYLEVGGNKVLVAVYGPRESYIRRLLKPNTGVIRCRYNMAPFSVDDRKRPGPDRRSTEISKITAEALRPSLMLEGFPRSMVDVFIEVIEAEGGTRCAGITAASVALADAGIPMKDLVVGCAAGKVNDEIVLDLSEKEDKEGQADVPIAMMPRTEEITLLQSDGDLTEEEFEKALELAMDGCREVNKVQVEALKTRYAQDAGSE; encoded by the coding sequence GTGATTCTTATCACTAAGAACGAAAAAAGGGATGATGGGCGAGCTTTTGATGAAATTCGTCCTTTAAAAATTGAAGCAGGAGTATTAGAAAGAGCAGATGGATCTGCTTATTTGGAAGTCGGTGGAAATAAAGTTTTAGTAGCTGTTTATGGGCCTAGAGAATCTTATATTAGGAGATTGTTAAAACCTAATACTGGAGTTATTAGATGTAGATATAATATGGCGCCATTTTCAGTCGATGATAGAAAAAGACCAGGTCCGGATAGAAGATCAACTGAAATATCAAAGATTACAGCTGAAGCACTTAGGCCTTCATTAATGTTAGAAGGTTTCCCAAGATCAATGGTAGATGTTTTCATAGAAGTAATAGAAGCTGAAGGTGGAACTAGATGTGCAGGTATTACAGCTGCATCTGTAGCTTTAGCTGATGCAGGAATTCCTATGAAAGATCTTGTGGTTGGTTGTGCTGCAGGTAAAGTTAATGATGAAATAGTCCTTGATTTATCTGAAAAAGAGGATAAAGAAGGTCAAGCTGATGTTCCAATAGCTATGATGCCAAGAACTGAAGAAATCACATTACTTCAAAGTGATGGTGATTTAACTGAAGAGGAATTTGAAAAAGCTCTTGAATTAGCTATGGACGGTTGTAGAGAAGTAAATAAGGTTCAAGTTGAAGCTCTCAAAACTAGATATGCTCAAGATGCAGGATCTGAATAG